The following are from one region of the Mesorhizobium sp. B4-1-4 genome:
- a CDS encoding VOC family protein, with translation MLDQIKGLHHVTSMAGDARQNNDFFTHKLGLRRVKKTVNFDAPDVYHLYYGDEVGTPGSVMTYFPFPNIGKGRHGVGEVGTTVYSVPEGTLDYWEKRFIDEGVTGVSHEESFGEKRLKFTGPDGDGFALVEDKADGRAPWVKGGVPADEAIRGFHSVSLRLKDGGATEELLKFMGYEEIETSGNVSRLAVRNGNGADVVDIESLPTAAFADLGAGSVHHVAFAVENRAKQLEVRKALTDTGYGVTPVIDRDYFWAIYFRTPGGVLFEVATNEPGFDRDEDTAHLGEALKLPTQHQHLRPYLEQHLQKLEG, from the coding sequence ATGCTCGACCAGATCAAGGGTCTGCATCACGTCACCTCGATGGCTGGGGATGCCCGACAGAACAATGATTTCTTCACCCACAAGCTCGGCCTGCGCCGGGTCAAGAAGACCGTCAATTTCGACGCACCAGACGTCTATCATCTCTATTACGGCGACGAGGTCGGCACGCCCGGCTCGGTGATGACCTATTTTCCGTTTCCCAACATCGGCAAGGGCCGTCATGGCGTCGGCGAAGTCGGCACCACCGTTTACTCCGTGCCGGAGGGCACGCTCGACTATTGGGAAAAGCGGTTCATCGACGAAGGCGTGACCGGTGTTTCCCATGAGGAGAGCTTTGGCGAGAAGCGGCTCAAATTTACCGGTCCCGATGGCGATGGTTTCGCGCTCGTCGAGGATAAGGCCGACGGCCGCGCGCCCTGGGTGAAGGGCGGTGTTCCCGCTGACGAAGCGATCCGTGGCTTTCACTCGGTTTCGCTCAGGCTGAAGGATGGCGGCGCCACCGAGGAGCTCCTGAAATTCATGGGCTACGAAGAGATCGAGACATCAGGCAATGTCAGTCGGCTCGCCGTGAGGAACGGCAACGGCGCCGATGTCGTCGATATCGAATCGCTGCCGACCGCGGCCTTCGCCGATCTCGGCGCCGGCTCCGTCCACCATGTCGCTTTCGCGGTCGAGAACCGCGCCAAGCAGCTCGAAGTGCGCAAGGCGTTGACGGACACAGGCTATGGGGTCACGCCGGTGATCGACCGCGATTACTTCTGGGCGATCTATTTCCGCACGCCGGGTGGCGTGCTGTTCGAGGTCGCCACCAACGAGCCGGGTTTCGACCGCGACGAGGACACCGCGCATCTGGGCGAAGCGCTGAAACTGCCGACGCAGCATCAGCATCTGCGGCCCTATCTCGAACAGCATTTGCAGAAGCTGGAAGGCTGA
- a CDS encoding alkaline phosphatase family protein → MTGKARRPNVLLITCDQWRGDCLSAAGHPVVKTPNADALAAEGVLFKRHYGGAAPCSPARACLYTGLYQMNNRVCRNGSPLDARHGNIALHARALGYDPTLFGYTDIALDPRLLAPDDPRLKSYEGVLPGFTVRQLLPEHQKQWLSWLAQQGIDASAGFPGIHRPLDEEDGADAVTEAPPIYSKDHTPTAFLAGEFIRWLGEQEQATPWFAHLSFISPHPPFIVPEPYNTLYDPADGPTFHRASSWRAEAQSHPYLAYDLGRQKRAKFRPGATGKVHDWSEDDFRTIRAIYYGMISEVDVQLGRVWQAVKASGAWGDTIIVLTSDHAEMMGDHFMLGKGGYFEGGYHIPLIIRDPRHGKAAGSAVDRFTEAVDILPTLADLLGAAPEPHLDGCSLKPFLSGGTPAVWRDAAHWEFDFRSIADGEAEQHFGVSSRQCNLAVIRTKKFKYVHFGGGLPPLLFNMEVDPGELTNLATSPAHLSTRLEFAERLLAWRAEHLDQSLALAELTENGVAGHFGRAWAVGSRQ, encoded by the coding sequence ATGACAGGAAAAGCCAGGCGCCCGAACGTTCTCCTGATCACCTGCGACCAGTGGCGGGGGGATTGCCTGTCGGCCGCCGGCCACCCCGTGGTGAAGACGCCGAACGCCGACGCGCTGGCCGCCGAGGGCGTGCTGTTCAAGCGGCACTATGGCGGCGCGGCGCCCTGCTCGCCGGCGCGCGCCTGCCTCTATACCGGCCTCTATCAGATGAACAACCGCGTCTGCCGCAACGGCTCGCCGCTTGATGCCCGTCATGGCAACATCGCGCTGCACGCCCGAGCCCTCGGCTATGATCCGACGCTGTTCGGCTATACCGACATCGCGCTCGATCCCCGCCTGCTGGCGCCTGATGATCCAAGGTTGAAAAGCTACGAGGGCGTGCTGCCGGGTTTCACGGTGCGCCAGCTGCTGCCCGAACATCAGAAGCAATGGCTGTCCTGGCTGGCGCAGCAGGGCATCGATGCCAGCGCCGGATTTCCCGGCATCCACCGTCCTTTGGACGAGGAAGACGGCGCCGACGCAGTGACTGAGGCGCCGCCAATCTATTCGAAAGACCATACGCCGACGGCTTTCCTTGCCGGTGAGTTCATCCGCTGGCTCGGCGAGCAGGAGCAGGCCACGCCCTGGTTCGCGCATCTCTCCTTCATCAGCCCGCATCCACCCTTCATCGTACCGGAGCCCTACAACACGCTATACGATCCGGCCGATGGCCCCACTTTTCACCGCGCGTCGAGTTGGCGGGCTGAAGCCCAGAGCCATCCCTATCTCGCCTATGATCTTGGCCGGCAGAAACGGGCGAAGTTCCGCCCCGGCGCTACAGGCAAAGTGCACGACTGGAGCGAGGATGATTTCCGCACCATCCGGGCGATTTACTACGGCATGATCTCGGAAGTCGACGTACAGCTTGGCCGCGTATGGCAAGCGGTCAAGGCATCAGGCGCATGGGGCGATACCATCATCGTGCTCACTTCCGACCACGCCGAGATGATGGGTGACCATTTCATGCTGGGCAAGGGAGGCTATTTCGAGGGCGGCTACCACATACCGCTGATCATCCGCGACCCGCGTCACGGCAAGGCCGCCGGCAGCGCTGTCGATCGCTTCACCGAAGCGGTGGACATATTGCCTACGCTCGCGGATCTGCTTGGCGCGGCTCCCGAACCGCATCTCGATGGGTGCTCACTGAAACCATTCCTGAGCGGTGGAACCCCCGCGGTTTGGCGCGACGCCGCGCATTGGGAGTTCGATTTCCGCTCGATCGCGGACGGCGAAGCCGAGCAACACTTCGGCGTGTCCTCGCGTCAGTGCAACCTCGCCGTCATCCGCACCAAGAAATTCAAATACGTGCATTTTGGCGGCGGCTTGCCACCCTTGCTTTTCAACATGGAGGTGGACCCTGGCGAACTGACCAACCTCGCCACGAGCCCTGCACATCTGTCCACCCGGCTGGAGTTCGCCGAACGGTTGCTCGCCTGGCGGGCTGAACATCTCGACCAGTCTCTGGCGCTGGCGGAATTGACGGAGAATGGCGTTGCTGGGCATTTTGGAAGGGCGTGGGCAGTAGGCAGTAGGCAGTAG
- a CDS encoding PRC-barrel domain-containing protein, whose product MIRTLFATTALATLIATGAFAQSATTPAPAAPAAEQPAPAAPVPRAEGSIVTNIIGASVYNGTSDNAEKIGKVSDVVFDKDGMAKSVVIGVGGFLGVGTKNVAFDYDKLQWAEKNGDRWLVAQTSKDELKAQPEFDSKAYAPAPASTGAAAPATTAQNSADTNAAPAQPVKHAEGNLATNIIDKAVYNGTGDDAQKIGSVNDIVLSKEGKAQSLVIAVGGFLGLGAKNVTYDFNKAQWAEKNGERWLVAQTTKEELQAQADFNRKAYDPAPATTASNAPAATAPATTTAPAAAPANKTAEAQPAPDQTQTAAIDKSTLTAMPVGEIRADDLKGTTVYGANDAKVGTIGDVVLTPDKKPDAVIVDVGGFLGIGAKEVAVGMDNLKFMTDKNGKKYLYTTFTKEQLQAQAAYDKGSYAQNRDQQRMVVK is encoded by the coding sequence ATGATCCGCACCCTTTTTGCCACCACCGCCCTCGCGACATTGATCGCGACCGGCGCTTTCGCGCAGAGCGCGACAACTCCCGCACCCGCCGCACCCGCCGCTGAGCAGCCGGCACCAGCAGCTCCGGTTCCGCGCGCCGAAGGCAGCATCGTCACCAACATCATTGGCGCATCCGTCTATAACGGCACTAGCGACAACGCCGAGAAGATCGGCAAGGTCAGCGATGTCGTCTTCGACAAGGATGGTATGGCGAAGTCCGTCGTCATCGGCGTCGGCGGCTTTCTGGGCGTCGGCACGAAGAATGTCGCCTTCGATTATGACAAGCTGCAGTGGGCCGAGAAGAACGGCGACCGCTGGCTGGTCGCACAGACAAGCAAGGACGAACTGAAGGCGCAGCCGGAGTTCGACAGCAAGGCCTATGCGCCGGCCCCTGCTTCGACGGGTGCGGCAGCGCCCGCGACAACCGCGCAAAATTCCGCCGACACGAATGCCGCGCCTGCCCAACCGGTGAAGCACGCCGAGGGCAACCTAGCGACTAACATCATCGACAAGGCCGTCTATAACGGCACCGGCGATGACGCGCAGAAAATCGGCAGCGTCAACGACATCGTGCTGTCCAAGGAAGGCAAAGCCCAATCCCTGGTCATCGCCGTAGGCGGGTTCCTTGGGCTCGGTGCAAAGAACGTAACCTATGATTTCAACAAGGCGCAGTGGGCGGAAAAGAACGGCGAGCGCTGGCTGGTGGCGCAGACCACCAAGGAAGAGCTGCAGGCACAGGCGGATTTCAACCGCAAGGCCTATGATCCGGCACCGGCGACGACCGCTTCCAACGCACCGGCGGCAACTGCGCCGGCTACCACCACGGCACCTGCCGCCGCTCCGGCGAACAAGACAGCCGAGGCTCAGCCAGCGCCCGACCAGACACAGACGGCCGCCATCGACAAATCGACGCTGACCGCGATGCCGGTCGGCGAGATCAGGGCCGACGACCTGAAAGGCACCACCGTCTACGGCGCCAACGACGCCAAGGTCGGAACAATCGGGGATGTCGTGCTCACACCCGACAAGAAGCCCGATGCGGTTATCGTCGACGTGGGCGGCTTCCTTGGCATCGGCGCGAAGGAAGTGGCGGTCGGCATGGACAATTTGAAATTCATGACCGACAAGAACGGCAAGAAATACCTCTATACCACTTTCACCAAGGAACAGCTTCAGGCGCAGGCTGCCTACGACAAGGGCAGCTATGCGCAGAACCGCGACCAGCAGCGGATGGTTGTAAAGTAA
- a CDS encoding diacylglycerol/lipid kinase family protein, translated as MKFAAVLNQDGGTLRTTDLAAFSDTMRQTLETAGHTLSIDVVAGKDVAKTLDHAVSRRTVDVVLAGGGDGTISAAAARLMGKKKALAILPAGTMNLFARGLGIPQSLDAALKSFADGEIIAVDMATANGQPFIHQFSIGMHARMVQLRERMEFGSRLGKIGASAKAAWATIKNPPAMNVTLSIGEAEMTARISGIGVTNNLFGEGHLPYADNPAGGVLGIYVTVAQQRAELVKFLFNMARGKWRDNEHVEIHQSDRTVLKIHSGSRKFRAVMDGELVRLDRETIIEIQPGALNVLVPASIAEAKAA; from the coding sequence ATGAAATTTGCTGCGGTGCTGAACCAGGACGGCGGCACTTTGCGCACCACCGACCTCGCCGCTTTTTCCGACACGATGCGTCAGACGCTGGAAACGGCAGGCCACACTCTCAGCATAGACGTGGTCGCCGGCAAGGACGTAGCGAAAACTCTCGACCATGCCGTTTCGCGCCGCACCGTCGATGTTGTGCTGGCTGGTGGCGGTGACGGAACCATTTCAGCCGCGGCGGCCAGGTTGATGGGCAAGAAAAAGGCGCTTGCCATATTGCCCGCCGGCACCATGAACCTGTTCGCGCGTGGCCTGGGCATTCCGCAGTCGCTCGATGCCGCGCTGAAGTCCTTCGCCGACGGCGAAATCATCGCGGTCGACATGGCTACGGCCAACGGCCAGCCCTTCATCCATCAGTTCTCCATAGGCATGCATGCAAGGATGGTGCAGCTGCGCGAGAGGATGGAATTCGGTTCGCGCCTGGGAAAGATCGGCGCTTCGGCCAAGGCGGCCTGGGCGACGATCAAGAATCCGCCGGCCATGAACGTCACGCTCAGTATCGGCGAGGCCGAGATGACGGCGCGCATATCAGGCATCGGTGTCACCAACAACCTGTTCGGCGAAGGCCACCTGCCTTATGCGGACAATCCGGCGGGCGGCGTGCTCGGCATCTATGTCACGGTGGCGCAGCAACGCGCCGAGCTCGTCAAGTTCCTGTTCAACATGGCGCGCGGCAAATGGCGCGATAACGAGCATGTCGAAATCCATCAATCCGATCGGACGGTTCTGAAAATTCATTCCGGCAGCAGGAAGTTCCGTGCCGTCATGGATGGCGAACTGGTCAGGCTCGATCGTGAGACGATCATTGAAATCCAGCCTGGCGCGCTCAATGTCCTGGTGCCGGCCAGCATCGCCGAGGCAAAGGCCGCCTGA
- a CDS encoding DUF883 family protein: protein MATAAGKTANEARANSDLEADIRQLKADINKLTKQLAKTGEDGYGTARRAAAEGVEQLRAQGEAAFDSLRGNARDIEAQIVASVREKPVTSLAIAAGVGFLFALLARR from the coding sequence ATGGCAACCGCCGCAGGGAAAACCGCCAACGAGGCACGGGCGAATTCGGATCTCGAAGCCGACATCAGGCAGTTGAAGGCCGATATCAACAAGCTCACCAAGCAGTTGGCCAAGACCGGCGAAGATGGCTATGGCACAGCGCGCCGTGCGGCGGCGGAAGGCGTCGAGCAGTTGCGCGCTCAGGGTGAAGCGGCCTTCGACAGCCTGCGCGGCAACGCAAGGGATATCGAGGCCCAGATCGTTGCAAGCGTTCGGGAAAAGCCCGTGACGTCCCTGGCGATCGCCGCCGGCGTCGGCTTCCTCTTCGCGCTGCTCGCGCGCCGCTAG
- a CDS encoding response regulator codes for MSFLNDNAPNCDHDSGRLMERLPVPHLLDGLRILVLEDEFLIAMEVEQLCRDHGANEVVVARDLTEVDGRKIALQFDVAIVDLMLGGASTLEFAAGLRETGVPFVFASGYSDAHEIQVSFPEVRLVSKPYSGQDLVEAVALAYGRGSPGVETDTAASGSRFNVQPSR; via the coding sequence ATGTCTTTTTTAAATGACAACGCGCCAAATTGCGATCATGACTCAGGACGTCTCATGGAGCGATTGCCTGTGCCTCACTTGCTTGACGGATTACGAATTCTTGTCCTGGAGGACGAATTCCTCATTGCCATGGAGGTGGAGCAGCTTTGCCGCGACCATGGTGCCAACGAAGTGGTGGTTGCCCGCGACCTGACCGAGGTCGATGGCCGAAAGATCGCACTGCAATTCGACGTGGCCATCGTCGATCTGATGCTGGGTGGCGCCTCGACGCTCGAATTCGCCGCCGGCTTGCGGGAAACAGGCGTCCCGTTCGTCTTTGCCTCCGGCTATTCGGATGCGCACGAGATCCAGGTATCCTTTCCTGAAGTGAGGCTGGTCTCCAAACCCTATTCAGGCCAAGATCTCGTCGAAGCGGTGGCACTGGCTTACGGACGTGGCTCCCCTGGTGTCGAGACCGATACGGCCGCGTCCGGATCGCGCTTCAATGTGCAGCCGTCCCGGTGA
- a CDS encoding sigma-70 family RNA polymerase sigma factor, with protein MAAVSQGFKTDLLGAIPSLRAFAVSLTQNADKADDLVQETLVKAWDKHESFQPGTNLKAWLFTILRNEFYSQMRKRGREVQDSDGIMTARLAVHPAQHGQLDLKDFRGALEQLPEDQREAIILIGASGFSYEEAAEICGCAVGTIKSRVSRARTRLQEILKISGEDEYGPDAISTQVTGTAAH; from the coding sequence ATGGCAGCGGTCTCCCAAGGCTTCAAGACCGATCTGCTTGGGGCAATACCAAGCTTGCGGGCGTTTGCCGTGTCGCTGACGCAGAATGCCGACAAGGCCGACGACCTCGTTCAGGAAACGCTGGTCAAAGCCTGGGACAAGCATGAGAGCTTCCAGCCCGGCACCAATCTCAAAGCCTGGCTTTTCACGATTCTGCGCAATGAATTCTATTCGCAAATGCGCAAGCGCGGCCGCGAAGTGCAGGACAGCGACGGCATCATGACGGCCAGGCTCGCGGTGCATCCGGCCCAACACGGTCAACTCGACCTCAAGGATTTTCGGGGCGCTCTCGAGCAGCTTCCGGAGGACCAGCGTGAGGCCATCATCCTCATCGGTGCGTCGGGCTTCTCCTATGAAGAGGCCGCCGAAATCTGCGGCTGCGCGGTCGGAACGATCAAGAGCCGCGTCAGCAGAGCCCGCACACGGCTGCAGGAAATTCTCAAAATCTCCGGCGAAGACGAATATGGCCCCGATGCGATCTCAACTCAGGTCACCGGGACGGCTGCACATTGA
- a CDS encoding NepR family anti-sigma factor: MKNMTKDILAGAAGRRRNGVGDPLGPNSEIGRKLKQYYDELVSDDVPDRFARLLSQLEQTEPAQKKD, encoded by the coding sequence ATGAAGAATATGACGAAAGATATTTTGGCTGGCGCCGCGGGCAGGCGCCGGAACGGGGTCGGCGATCCATTGGGGCCGAATTCCGAAATCGGGCGAAAACTCAAACAGTATTATGACGAGTTGGTGTCCGACGATGTGCCGGATCGCTTTGCCCGGTTGCTCAGCCAACTGGAGCAGACCGAACCCGCGCAGAAAAAGGACTGA
- a CDS encoding response regulator has translation MSLSATIAPHLPFLRRFSRAVSGSQESGDALVAAMLEAIIADIDIFPEASSDRIALYKVFAKLFTSVAIRVPQEQAQSAWEQRAAANLNAIAPLPRQAFLLVAVEGFSEDEAAEILDVGEQEFSELLAQASDEISRQVATDVLIIEDEPLIAMDIEEMVESLGHRVVGTARTHAEAVTMFGKTRPKMVLADIQLADGSSGIEAVNEILSSTSVPVIFITAFPERLLTGERPEPAFLVTKPFNPDMVKALISQALFFDRQAKAAA, from the coding sequence ATGAGCTTATCCGCTACCATCGCTCCGCATCTGCCATTCCTGCGCCGCTTCTCGCGTGCCGTCTCGGGATCGCAAGAGAGCGGCGACGCGCTGGTCGCCGCCATGCTCGAGGCCATCATTGCCGATATCGACATCTTCCCGGAGGCATCGAGCGACCGCATCGCCTTGTACAAGGTTTTCGCCAAGCTCTTCACCTCGGTCGCCATCCGCGTGCCGCAGGAGCAGGCACAATCGGCGTGGGAGCAACGCGCGGCCGCCAATCTCAATGCGATCGCGCCGCTTCCCCGCCAGGCTTTCCTGCTGGTTGCGGTGGAAGGCTTCAGCGAGGACGAGGCCGCCGAGATACTCGACGTCGGCGAACAGGAGTTCTCCGAATTGCTTGCCCAGGCAAGCGATGAGATTTCCCGCCAGGTGGCAACCGACGTGCTGATCATCGAGGACGAGCCGCTGATCGCCATGGACATAGAAGAGATGGTCGAGAGCCTCGGCCATCGTGTCGTCGGCACGGCGCGCACCCACGCCGAAGCGGTGACGATGTTCGGCAAGACGCGGCCGAAGATGGTGCTGGCCGACATCCAGCTCGCCGACGGCAGTTCAGGCATCGAGGCGGTCAACGAAATCCTGTCGTCGACCTCCGTGCCGGTTATCTTCATAACCGCCTTTCCGGAGCGCCTCCTGACCGGCGAGCGCCCCGAACCGGCCTTCCTGGTGACCAAGCCTTTCAATCCCGACATGGTCAAGGCGCTGATCAGCCAGGCGCTGTTCTTCGACCGTCAGGCTAAGGCCGCCGCGTAG
- a CDS encoding DUF1328 domain-containing protein: protein MLYWALVFLVVAIIAGALGFGGIAGTSAGIAQILFFIFLAFLVISLLAGLFRRA from the coding sequence ATGCTTTACTGGGCGCTCGTATTTCTCGTCGTAGCAATCATCGCCGGCGCGCTTGGTTTTGGCGGCATCGCCGGTACATCTGCTGGGATCGCGCAGATATTGTTCTTCATCTTTCTCGCCTTCCTGGTCATTTCGCTTCTTGCCGGCCTGTTCAGGCGGGCGTGA
- a CDS encoding sensor histidine kinase → MRSRTPDKTESARSDEVIALHPAESGMQLGRALLHALYNAGISVLYQDREMKTVWARNMRAPWVSDNTDSNGILPLAQTDRISAAKRDVVVTGNPQHLEISMPVENGVRWFQVWVDADRGDDGDVQGVVTTMVETTEQKRREQTLTTLLREVSHRSKNLLAIIQSIATQTGRYSDGISDFLTRFRGRLQSLASSQDLVTSSNWRGAALHELVASQVGRYETNTPHSLRFRGANPYLNPNAALHIGLAMHELAVNSVSYGALSRPDGFVEVTADLNTAATGEVTLSLIWAETIGTNGGRGKQKRFGSVALERVVPASLSGTASLDIADGHLEYRLTVPHSNFDTQ, encoded by the coding sequence ATGCGCTCCAGGACTCCAGATAAAACGGAAAGCGCACGAAGCGACGAGGTCATTGCCCTGCATCCGGCAGAAAGCGGCATGCAGCTTGGCCGGGCTTTACTCCACGCCCTCTACAATGCTGGAATCTCGGTCCTTTATCAGGATCGCGAGATGAAGACCGTCTGGGCCCGCAACATGCGTGCGCCCTGGGTTTCGGACAATACCGATAGCAACGGCATCCTGCCGCTGGCGCAGACCGACCGCATCAGCGCCGCCAAGCGCGATGTGGTCGTGACTGGCAATCCTCAGCACCTTGAGATCAGTATGCCGGTCGAGAACGGCGTGCGCTGGTTCCAGGTTTGGGTTGATGCCGACCGGGGCGACGACGGCGACGTGCAAGGTGTAGTCACCACCATGGTCGAGACGACCGAGCAGAAACGGCGCGAACAGACGCTGACAACGCTTCTGCGCGAAGTCAGCCACCGCTCAAAGAACCTCCTGGCGATCATCCAGAGCATCGCGACCCAGACCGGTCGCTATTCCGATGGCATCAGCGACTTCCTGACGCGTTTTCGCGGCCGGCTGCAGTCGCTGGCTTCTTCCCAGGATCTGGTGACATCCTCCAACTGGCGCGGCGCGGCGCTCCATGAGTTGGTGGCGAGCCAGGTCGGCCGCTACGAGACGAACACACCGCATAGCCTTCGCTTCCGAGGCGCCAATCCCTACCTCAATCCAAACGCCGCGCTGCATATCGGCCTGGCGATGCATGAACTCGCGGTCAATTCGGTCAGCTACGGTGCCCTGTCCCGGCCGGATGGTTTCGTAGAGGTGACCGCCGATCTCAACACTGCCGCCACCGGTGAAGTTACCCTGTCACTCATATGGGCCGAAACCATTGGCACCAACGGCGGCCGAGGCAAGCAAAAGCGTTTCGGCAGCGTCGCGCTGGAACGGGTGGTGCCGGCATCCCTGAGTGGAACCGCGAGCCTCGACATCGCCGATGGCCATCTTGAATACCGCCTTACCGTTCCGCACAGCAACTTCGATACTCAATGA
- a CDS encoding YMGG-like glycine zipper-containing protein translates to MRKMIIAMVAVVAVSGCTSTEKDVAGGTLIGAGIGGLVGGGKGALVGAAVGAGSGLLVRNLRNGYCQYRDRHGRIYTARCN, encoded by the coding sequence ATGCGGAAAATGATTATTGCCATGGTTGCGGTGGTCGCGGTCAGCGGCTGTACCAGCACCGAAAAGGATGTGGCTGGCGGTACCTTGATTGGTGCCGGTATCGGCGGCCTGGTCGGCGGCGGCAAGGGCGCACTGGTCGGTGCGGCTGTTGGTGCCGGTTCCGGCCTTTTGGTGCGCAACCTGCGCAATGGCTACTGCCAATACCGTGATCGCCACGGCCGCATCTACACGGCGCGCTGCAACTAG
- a CDS encoding CHASE domain-containing protein, with protein sequence MKRLFPIVAFIAVALISMTMAGFAYFATQEAARIKFEAAADDALNRIESRIDLHLSLLRSTQALFDARNGDISQNEFKAFFDALDIDNNFAGLGGIGFLQLVKTGDEAAVERDILHDFGASHPVYPASTQPWRAPITLFEPLDPSSQSSIGYDMFSEPVRRAAIEKAMADDQQHASGLVQLGQGTGVAQTFTGFLVFVRLNVETAPEVINASRSSTAGFLYAAFRARDLFQIALSRAPLLPVNTEIYDGAVNGDNLLFRSETPPVSALGDRLLVTRKITVAGRPWTVLFRPTSAFSQPSSRAIPMMLGLFGLLLAGAIALVARYQERAYEAVSRLHETTEKSLLEKDLMLQEMKHRIKNSITRVLAIARQTASRATDVNEFSASFSARLQAMAASQDMLTRSRWQKADLADLLRIELGQVFGKELPDELLSGPEVLLDETTTQALGLTFHELATNALKYGEAGNSVGALKVDWLLEGRGRERTLALNWREAGNKKIEAPAETGFGTKLIDLNVTRELRGTIKRDFQADGLKVEIRIPLVG encoded by the coding sequence TTGAAGAGACTTTTTCCAATCGTTGCGTTCATCGCCGTTGCGCTGATCAGCATGACCATGGCTGGGTTCGCCTATTTCGCGACGCAGGAAGCCGCCCGCATCAAGTTCGAAGCGGCGGCCGACGACGCACTCAACCGGATCGAGAGCCGGATCGACCTGCATCTGTCGCTGCTGCGGTCGACGCAGGCCCTGTTCGATGCCCGCAATGGCGACATCTCCCAGAACGAGTTCAAGGCGTTCTTCGACGCGCTGGATATCGACAACAATTTCGCTGGCCTGGGTGGCATCGGCTTCCTTCAGCTTGTCAAGACGGGCGACGAAGCGGCGGTCGAACGCGATATCCTGCACGATTTTGGCGCGAGCCATCCGGTCTATCCGGCCTCGACGCAGCCCTGGCGCGCGCCCATCACGCTTTTCGAGCCGCTGGATCCCTCCAGCCAGTCCAGCATCGGCTACGATATGTTCAGCGAACCGGTGCGGCGCGCGGCGATCGAGAAGGCAATGGCCGATGACCAGCAGCACGCGAGCGGGCTGGTGCAACTGGGCCAGGGCACGGGTGTGGCGCAGACCTTCACCGGCTTCCTGGTCTTCGTGCGGCTCAACGTCGAAACCGCACCGGAGGTCATCAACGCATCGCGATCCTCGACCGCGGGCTTTCTTTACGCCGCCTTCCGGGCCCGCGACCTGTTCCAGATCGCGCTCAGCCGCGCGCCGCTGCTGCCGGTCAACACCGAGATCTATGACGGCGCGGTGAACGGCGACAATCTGCTGTTCCGGTCGGAGACGCCACCGGTTTCGGCCCTTGGTGACCGGCTGCTGGTCACCCGAAAGATCACGGTGGCCGGCCGTCCGTGGACCGTGCTGTTCAGGCCGACCAGCGCCTTCTCACAACCGTCGTCGCGCGCCATCCCGATGATGCTGGGGCTGTTCGGCCTGCTGCTGGCGGGCGCCATCGCGCTGGTGGCCCGCTATCAGGAGCGGGCCTACGAGGCGGTATCGCGCCTGCACGAAACGACCGAAAAGAGCCTGCTCGAAAAGGACCTGATGCTGCAGGAGATGAAGCATCGCATCAAGAATTCGATCACCAGGGTGCTGGCGATCGCGCGGCAGACGGCTTCGCGGGCGACCGATGTCAACGAGTTTTCCGCATCCTTCTCGGCCAGGCTGCAGGCCATGGCTGCGTCGCAGGACATGCTGACGCGCTCGCGCTGGCAGAAGGCCGATCTCGCCGACCTCCTGCGCATCGAGCTCGGTCAGGTTTTCGGCAAGGAATTGCCCGACGAGCTCCTCTCAGGCCCGGAGGTGCTGCTCGACGAGACCACGACGCAGGCGCTTGGCCTGACCTTCCATGAGCTGGCGACCAACGCGCTCAAATACGGCGAAGCCGGCAATTCCGTTGGCGCGCTCAAGGTGGACTGGCTGCTGGAAGGGCGCGGGCGCGAGCGGACGCTGGCCCTCAACTGGCGGGAGGCCGGAAACAAGAAAATCGAGGCGCCGGCCGAAACCGGATTCGGCACCAAGCTGATCGACCTCAATGTCACGCGCGAACTGCGCGGCACGATCAAACGCGATTTTCAGGCCGATGGTCTGAAGGTGGAAATCAGAATTCCGCTGGTCGGCTAA